Proteins encoded in a region of the Dreissena polymorpha isolate Duluth1 chromosome 6, UMN_Dpol_1.0, whole genome shotgun sequence genome:
- the LOC127835980 gene encoding putative nuclease HARBI1: protein MSDKFNPGLIFLGCIDGTHVRILSPGSPAERDYVNRKNFHSINVQVTCDSRGLITSINAAWPGAAHDAHVFRSSAIGTYLDRHHRSLENGVLLGDSGYPCRTFLLTPYLNATNAVQERYNDSHNKTRCCIERLFGVWKRRFHILHAEIRLKPEKCSNVIIARAVLHNLAKLWGEPEVLPEDELRYVETPAYIGHQDGRGIRDHIANNYFDR from the exons ATGTCGGATAAATTTAACCCAGGGTTAATTTTTTTGG GGTGCATTGATGGCACACATGTCCGCATACTGTCTCCAGGCTCCCCTGCTGAGAGAGACTATGTTAACCGGAAAAACTTCCATAGCATCAATGTGCAAGTGACATGTGACAGCCGAG GTCTTATCACCAGCATCAATGCAGCATGGCCGGGAGCTGCACACGATGCCCATGTCTTCAGAAGTTCAGCAATAGGAACGTACTTAGATCGGCATCACCGAA GTTTGGAAAATGGTGTTCTTCTTGGGGACAGTGGGTATCCCTGTCGCACGTTCCTGCTGACACCGTATCTCAACGCTACTAACGCTGTCCAAGAACGGTACAATGACAGTCACAACAAGACACGATGCTGCATTGAGCGCCTCTTTGGTGTTTGGAAGAGACGCTTTCACATCCTTCACGCTGAG ATAAGACTGAAGCCAGAGAAATGCAGCAATGTGATTATAGCGCGTGCTGTTCTTCACAATCTTGCCAAACTGTGGGGTGAGCCGGAAGTACTTCCCGAGGACGAACTGCGTTACGTGGAAACCCCGGCATACATCGGACACCAGGATGGTCGTGGTATACGAGACCATATCGCCAATAACTATTTTGATCGCTGA